CAGAGCCTGATTGCAGGCGTTCGGCTGGCCCGCGAGATCGCCGATACCCCGCCGCTGCTGGCCCACCGGCAGGGCGAGGCCCTACCCGGCGGCGGCATCCGCAGCGACGCCGCGATCGCCGCCTTTATCCGCGCCGAAGCGGCGACGCTGTATCACCCTGTCGGGACGGCGGCGCTGGGGGACGGGGAAACTGCAGTGGTAGACCGTCGGCTGGCCGTGCACGGCACACAGGGGCTGTGGGTGGCCGACGCCAGCGTCATGCCGCGCATCATCCACGCCAACACCAACGCCACGACCATGATGATCGGCGCGCGGGCGGCGGGGTTTGTGGCAGAGGGCGTGTCCTGACCAGCTTCTAATTTCTGGGAGCCCGCTACGCCTCTTCCTCGCCGTCCAGCAGGTAGGTCACGATGCTGCGGCAGTGGGTGAACCCCATATGGGCATACAGGGCGCGGGCCGAGCGCAGATGGTCATGGGCGCGCACACGCAGGGTGCGCAGTTCAGGATGCGTCTGGGCCTCGGCGGCGGCCAGGGCCAGCAGCACGCGACCCAACCCCTGTCCACGCTCGGCGGGATGGACTGCCAGATACGTCACGTCGGCGCGGGCGTCGTCCGGGCTGAATTCCAGCTCGGCAAAGCCTACCGGGTGGTCCCCACGCCAGAGCGCCACCAACCTCACCGTATCGTCGGCGAAGTGCGCAGCGTACTGCTCGGGGGTCCAGTCCAGGCGGCCGGCCCAGGCGTCCTCGGCAGCGCGGTACAGAGCGCGGTATTCGGCAATGGGCAGGGTACTGGTGGCCCGCAGACCCTCAGGAACACGGGCGGAGCGCGAGATCTGGCCCAGCGGCGCGGAGTAGAAGGCAGTGCTGTGCAGCGGCGCAAACCCGGCAGCCTCCAGCGCGGAGCGCACCGGCAGGTTGTCGCGGGCGGTGAAGGCATACACTGGCTGGCCCTCGGTATGCTGCGCGGCGCGGTTCAGCAGGGCGCTCAGAGAGCCGCCGTCACTGATCGGTCCCTCAAGCACCAGACCGTCGCGGAAGGGCGACAGGGCGCAGTACGCGCGCACGCCGTCGTCATCCTCTTCTACCAGACACAGGCCGTCCTCGCATTCCAGATGCAGTTCACGCGGGTCACGGGAATCGGGAGCGAAGACCTCACGTTCGGGGGCAGCGTCCATCCAGTGGAGCAGCGCGAGGACGTCAGGAATATCGGTGGCCTGCATGGAACGGATCATGGGGTGTCCTCCAGCGGGAAGGCGGTGGATCGGCGGCGGCCTGAAATTCGCCTCTCAGCGTAGGAGGCGAGGCGGCGCGCTGTCTGCCGAGCGCGTCACGCCCTTTTTTGCCGCGCCGTGCTATATTGACTGCATGCCCTGAACAGGGTACGACGCCTGCCTCCCCACAGACACGAAGCCGTGTTTGAGGGGCCTTTTCTTTTTTGAAGGGTGCAGGTCAGAGGGTCACCCGACAGAAAGGACCGAAGGGCAGGGAGGCGGGCAACGTTTTTTCGGAGGTGTTCGCCGTGACCAAACAGTCCAGCAAACCGCTTGGGATGAACCACAACCGTCAGGGGGGCCGCCGTGCCCTGCCCGCTGCGCCGCAGACACCCACCCAGTCCAAGGGGCAGCCGCAGTCTGCGCTGCTGGCCGAGGTCCAGACCGGGACTGATCTGCTGGCCCTGCGCGCCCAGTTGTCGCGCGCCGAGAAGGCTGCCCGCCGTGCGCCCACACCCCTGCCCCCCCGCGCCGTACGCGCGGCCCCGGTCAAGCCGCAGCGCGAGGTCGAGCTGGCCGGCGTCGCCACCGACGAATTCAGCCTGTCGCGCGCCCACGCTCAGCTGCGCGACGCGGTCTACGACACCCGGTACCACCTGTGCCCGCATGCTATCGGTCACGCCCGCGCCGAGGGCTTTCTAGAACACGACATCATCAACGTGCTGCTCAGCGGGCGCGTGCGCGCCGTGTACCCAGAAGATCGGCGCTGGCTGGTCTGCGGCTCCTTCGAGGCCTGCGGGGTGGCTCTGCCGCTGCATGTGGTGGCCCAGTACCACAGGGACGGACACCTGGACATCGTGACTGCCTTCGTGCCCAAACACCCGCATCACATCATCAGCCGCGCCCGGCTGGCCGTGATGCTGCGCTATGACGACGAGCAGATCCGGGCGCACACCAGCACGCCGGGCGCGAAGGCAGGCACGCGTGGACGGGGGCGCTGGAAGCGCTGAGCGATTTGGTGATCTCCTGCCATCTGGATCACCCCTCTCCCCTGCTACGCTTGGCCCCGTGACCCGTTCTGGCCTGTCCGACACCATCGCCGCTATTGCCACTGCCCCCGGCAGCGCGGGGGTGGGCATCGTGCGGGTCAGCGGACCAGCGGCGCTGACCGTGGCCGACGGCCTGTTCAAAGGAAGGCGCACCCCCTCCGGCACGGGAGGTGGGCGCTTTCTCTTTGGTGAGCTGGTCGCAGACGACGGCGAGGTCCTGGACGAGGGGCTGTGTCTGATTTTCCGGGAGCCACGGAGCTACACCGGCGAGAACGTGGTGGAACTGCAATCGCACGGCAGCCCAGCCGTCCTGAGCCGGGTGCTGGCGCGGGCACTGGAACTGGGCGCCCGCCCGGCGCGGCCCGGCGAATTCACCTTGCGGGCGTACCTGGCAGGCCGCCTGGATCTAGCGCAGGCCGAGGCCGTGCTGGGGCTGGTAGAGGCCCAGACCGATGGCGCGCGGCGGCAGGCCAGCCTGGGCCTGTCGGGGGCGCTGGGCGCGCGGGTGGCACGGGTGGCGGGCGGGCTGATCCGCGCGCTGGCCGCCATTCAGGCCATGCTGGACTACCCCGAGGAAGGCGTGCCGGATGAGGACCGCGCCCAGCCGCTGGCCCACGCCCAGGCGGAACTGGAAGCCCTGCTCGCCAGTGCGCGTGCCGGACAGGTCAGCACGCGGGGCGCGCGACTGGCGCTGATCGGGCGGCCCAACGCGGGGAAAAGCAGCTTGCTGAATGCGCTGGTCGGCTTTGAGCGCAGCATCGTGACACCCACCCCGGGCACCACTCGCGACTATCTGGAGGCGGGCCTGGAACTGGCAGGCGTGCCGGTCACGCTGGTAGACACCGCGGGCCTGCGCGAGACTCTGGACGAGATCGAGGCGGCGGGGGTCAGGCAGGCACGGGCGCTGGCAGAGGCCGCTGATCTCATCCTGGCCCTGGAGGACGGCAGCGCGCCGCGCGAGGAGTTGCCGCTGGACCTGACCGGCACGCCCGCACGGGTGATTCGCCTCCGCACAAAGGCCGATCTTCCCGCCGCGTGGACGAGTGTGGATCTGCTGGACGTGAGTGCCGTCACGGGTGAGGGCCTTCCCCTGTTGCGCGAGGGGGTTCGGACGGCACTGCTGGGGGACGCGGCGCGCGGCGAGGCGTGGCTGACCACCGAGCGGCAGGCGGACGCGGCCCGGCGGGCGCTGGACCACGTACAGGCAGCCCGGAGCCTGCCCGACGATCTTGCAGGCTACGAACTGGAAGAAGCCCTGCGCGCCCTGGCCGAGATCACCGGGCAGGACGTGCAGGAGGATGTGGTGGACGCTGTGTTCCGCAATTTCTGTGTAGGCAAGTAGTCGATTCGCTCAGCCGTACTTCGCGCGGTGCTCCTTCTTAAGGCGCGCGTAGGTCTCGTTCACCTCTGCCTCGTCCCATCTGGC
This sequence is a window from Deinococcus humi. Protein-coding genes within it:
- the mnmE gene encoding tRNA uridine-5-carboxymethylaminomethyl(34) synthesis GTPase MnmE gives rise to the protein MTRSGLSDTIAAIATAPGSAGVGIVRVSGPAALTVADGLFKGRRTPSGTGGGRFLFGELVADDGEVLDEGLCLIFREPRSYTGENVVELQSHGSPAVLSRVLARALELGARPARPGEFTLRAYLAGRLDLAQAEAVLGLVEAQTDGARRQASLGLSGALGARVARVAGGLIRALAAIQAMLDYPEEGVPDEDRAQPLAHAQAELEALLASARAGQVSTRGARLALIGRPNAGKSSLLNALVGFERSIVTPTPGTTRDYLEAGLELAGVPVTLVDTAGLRETLDEIEAAGVRQARALAEAADLILALEDGSAPREELPLDLTGTPARVIRLRTKADLPAAWTSVDLLDVSAVTGEGLPLLREGVRTALLGDAARGEAWLTTERQADAARRALDHVQAARSLPDDLAGYELEEALRALAEITGQDVQEDVVDAVFRNFCVGK
- a CDS encoding DUF4258 domain-containing protein, which translates into the protein MTKQSSKPLGMNHNRQGGRRALPAAPQTPTQSKGQPQSALLAEVQTGTDLLALRAQLSRAEKAARRAPTPLPPRAVRAAPVKPQREVELAGVATDEFSLSRAHAQLRDAVYDTRYHLCPHAIGHARAEGFLEHDIINVLLSGRVRAVYPEDRRWLVCGSFEACGVALPLHVVAQYHRDGHLDIVTAFVPKHPHHIISRARLAVMLRYDDEQIRAHTSTPGAKAGTRGRGRWKR
- a CDS encoding GNAT family N-acetyltransferase — encoded protein: MIRSMQATDIPDVLALLHWMDAAPEREVFAPDSRDPRELHLECEDGLCLVEEDDDGVRAYCALSPFRDGLVLEGPISDGGSLSALLNRAAQHTEGQPVYAFTARDNLPVRSALEAAGFAPLHSTAFYSAPLGQISRSARVPEGLRATSTLPIAEYRALYRAAEDAWAGRLDWTPEQYAAHFADDTVRLVALWRGDHPVGFAELEFSPDDARADVTYLAVHPAERGQGLGRVLLALAAAEAQTHPELRTLRVRAHDHLRSARALYAHMGFTHCRSIVTYLLDGEEEA